A genomic segment from Desulfurispirillum indicum S5 encodes:
- a CDS encoding chemotaxis protein CheA → MNRERLRQIFIEEASEIIEKLDSDVMDLESDPGNSDTLNELFRGVHTLKGSANSIGFTRLGTFVHSFEDALDYYRAGQGTVNTAVIDTFLDAVDVIKDVFDDEVQERSELTHPARYEQSLEHIRQLLVRVSPTEETESATAEDTSDQRPSQTAYREVLRDLAEEFASVPEAPDDSTDSASAVGGRAPSDPVSREGADHIDLGELQSRKGPGEHLYHIQLTLDSDIYIRGYDHAIFLRLLREQGSILSVRWDLSRVSHLSDIDPLRCDIGIVDIYMASDHPQGEIEEIFEFLDDFEYRVRVVDDETSEPASIAQSDSAPAPTPAPSPAATVTAATTSPDEGHREPPAPDTAASAPPTAPAEASTELPTEPPTAPESADAIAAAPTALAAESEVEEDRAAERSAPANRGRDEKRSFVRIDTKKLDELFDSVGELVIAQSFLTQNPTIQDIADEHVKKTLDVLSKITRLIQNRVMSLRMVPIRDTFEKMRRVVRDASRKIDKDIVLHISGEDTEIDKNMVDALGDPLIHLIRNAIDHGIESDPAERTLHGKPIQGNIFLRAFHKGGSIVIEISDDGRGINREKVLHKAIRQGLVSAEEELSDTQVYSLIMQAGFSTAEAISDLSGRGVGLDVVRSSVEQLRGKVEIQSMAQQGTTFSLQLPLTLAIIDGMLVRCAHETFIIPTLSILESFQPSNDSVFTYQGKGEFVKLREEILPIVRLDEVLNIRAAKRLKAAEATLVHVENDNGHFALLVDELISRQQVVIKPIGEGSIRVPQVSGAAVMGNGMVSLILNVEGLY, encoded by the coding sequence ATGAACCGCGAGCGCCTGCGCCAGATTTTCATAGAGGAAGCCAGCGAAATCATCGAAAAGCTCGACAGCGATGTGATGGACCTTGAGAGCGACCCGGGCAACAGCGACACCCTGAACGAACTCTTCCGTGGCGTGCACACCCTGAAGGGCAGCGCCAACTCCATTGGTTTCACCCGTCTTGGCACCTTTGTGCACAGCTTTGAAGACGCGCTTGACTACTACCGCGCGGGCCAGGGCACCGTGAACACCGCCGTGATCGACACCTTCCTTGACGCGGTGGACGTGATCAAGGACGTCTTTGACGACGAAGTGCAGGAACGCTCAGAACTGACCCATCCTGCCCGCTATGAACAGAGCCTTGAGCACATCCGTCAGCTGCTGGTGCGCGTCAGCCCCACCGAGGAAACCGAGAGTGCCACCGCAGAAGACACCAGCGACCAACGGCCCAGTCAGACCGCCTACCGCGAAGTGCTGCGTGACCTTGCCGAAGAGTTTGCCAGCGTGCCCGAAGCCCCTGACGACAGCACCGACAGTGCCAGCGCCGTTGGAGGGCGCGCGCCGTCAGATCCCGTCAGCCGTGAGGGCGCAGACCACATAGACCTTGGTGAACTGCAGAGCCGCAAAGGCCCCGGCGAGCACCTGTATCACATCCAGCTGACCCTTGACAGCGACATCTACATCCGCGGCTACGACCACGCCATCTTCCTGCGCCTGCTGCGCGAACAGGGCAGCATCCTGAGTGTCCGCTGGGACCTCAGCCGGGTGAGCCACCTGAGCGACATCGACCCGCTGCGCTGCGACATTGGCATCGTGGACATCTATATGGCCAGCGACCATCCCCAGGGGGAAATCGAAGAGATCTTCGAATTCCTTGACGACTTTGAATACCGCGTTCGCGTCGTAGACGACGAAACGAGTGAGCCGGCATCCATAGCCCAGAGCGACAGCGCACCCGCGCCGACTCCGGCACCTTCACCGGCAGCGACTGTTACCGCTGCAACTACAAGCCCTGATGAGGGGCACCGTGAACCGCCAGCACCGGACACTGCCGCCAGCGCACCACCCACCGCCCCGGCAGAGGCATCCACAGAGCTCCCCACAGAGCCACCCACCGCCCCGGAGAGTGCAGACGCCATTGCCGCAGCACCCACTGCTCTTGCCGCAGAGTCCGAGGTCGAAGAGGACCGTGCCGCAGAGCGCAGCGCCCCCGCCAATCGCGGTCGCGACGAGAAACGCTCCTTCGTGCGCATCGACACGAAGAAACTGGACGAACTCTTTGACTCCGTCGGCGAACTGGTGATCGCCCAGAGCTTCCTGACCCAGAACCCCACCATTCAGGACATCGCCGACGAACACGTGAAGAAGACCCTGGACGTGCTGTCGAAGATCACGCGCCTGATCCAGAACCGGGTCATGTCCCTGCGCATGGTCCCCATCCGGGATACCTTCGAGAAGATGCGCCGGGTGGTGCGCGACGCCTCGCGCAAAATCGACAAGGACATCGTGCTGCACATCAGCGGCGAAGACACGGAAATCGACAAGAACATGGTTGACGCCCTTGGCGACCCGCTGATCCACCTGATCCGCAATGCCATCGACCACGGCATCGAATCCGACCCCGCCGAACGCACCCTCCATGGCAAGCCGATCCAGGGGAATATCTTCCTGCGGGCCTTCCACAAAGGCGGCTCCATCGTGATCGAAATCAGTGACGACGGCCGTGGGATCAACCGTGAGAAAGTACTGCACAAAGCCATCAGGCAGGGCCTGGTGAGCGCCGAAGAGGAACTCAGCGACACCCAGGTGTACAGCCTGATCATGCAGGCAGGCTTCTCCACCGCCGAAGCCATCAGCGACCTCTCTGGCCGTGGTGTTGGCCTTGATGTGGTGCGCAGCTCCGTAGAACAGCTGCGCGGGAAAGTGGAAATCCAGTCCATGGCCCAGCAGGGCACGACCTTCAGCCTGCAGCTTCCGCTGACGCTGGCGATTATCGATGGCATGCTGGTGCGCTGCGCGCACGAGACCTTTATCATCCCGACGCTGTCGATTCTGGAGTCCTTCCAGCCCAGCAATGACAGCGTGTTCACCTACCAGGGCAAGGGCGAGTTTGTGAAGCTGCGCGAAGAAATCCTGCCCATCGTTCGCCTTGATGAAGTGCTGAATATCAGGGCTGCAAAACGCCTGAAAGCCGCAGAGGCCACGCTGGTGCACGTAGAGAACGACAACGGCCACTTCGCGCTGCTGGTTGACGAACTGATCAGCCGTCAGCAGGTGGTGATCAAGCCCATCGGTGAAGGGAGCATCCGGGTGCCCCAGGTCTCCGGTGCGGCAGTGATGGGCAATGGAATGGTTTCCCTTATCCTCAATGTGGAAGGACTCTACTGA
- a CDS encoding sensor histidine kinase, with the protein MIDITKVEDVDFLGEIQRRFREKNASIEEMQRMTQNLLDLNDKARQAEAVKSEFLSLIKNEFNNPISSLLSFSQALASGRHTEKISDIARMTHQELQRIDFHMKNIFAAAEIESGQIQNTFEDVYLDELVNEVRSSLRYIIADKHLDIQLFNELSGAVQSDSAKLFTILLNLLSNACEYSHVHGRIVVWAGVDDGSIVIFVKDFGEGIPTQYHGKIFNRFTQFHSGKNRPHTGLGLGLSVVKGLVESLDGSIESYSSSEQTVFTVRLPAQPVRFDDFADGDSFDGEFDDEDMVEM; encoded by the coding sequence GTGATTGACATAACGAAAGTGGAAGATGTCGATTTTCTCGGGGAAATTCAGCGACGTTTTCGCGAGAAGAATGCTTCCATTGAAGAGATGCAGCGCATGACGCAGAACCTTCTGGATCTCAATGACAAGGCGCGTCAGGCTGAGGCGGTGAAAAGTGAATTTCTTTCACTGATAAAAAATGAATTCAACAACCCCATCTCATCGCTTCTCAGTTTTTCCCAGGCCCTTGCCAGTGGTCGCCATACAGAAAAAATCTCCGATATCGCCCGCATGACTCATCAGGAACTGCAGCGCATTGATTTTCATATGAAGAATATATTCGCGGCGGCGGAGATTGAATCCGGTCAGATACAGAATACCTTTGAAGACGTTTATCTGGATGAACTTGTCAATGAGGTTCGCTCCAGTCTGCGCTATATCATTGCGGACAAACATCTGGACATTCAGCTGTTTAACGAGCTGTCCGGCGCGGTACAGTCCGATAGTGCCAAACTCTTTACGATTCTGCTGAATCTGCTTTCCAACGCCTGCGAATACTCCCATGTCCATGGCAGAATTGTCGTGTGGGCCGGGGTTGATGATGGAAGTATCGTCATCTTTGTGAAGGATTTTGGCGAAGGGATACCCACTCAATATCACGGCAAGATTTTTAACCGTTTCACCCAGTTTCATTCCGGCAAGAATCGACCGCATACCGGACTGGGTCTGGGGCTGAGTGTGGTGAAAGGGCTTGTGGAGTCTTTAGATGGATCCATAGAAAGTTATTCCTCCAGTGAGCAGACCGTTTTTACGGTGCGACTGCCTGCTCAACCTGTTCGTTTTGACGATTTTGCCGATGGGGACTCCTTTGACGGGGAGTTTGATGACGAAGATATGGTGGAAATGTGA
- a CDS encoding chemotaxis protein CheD has protein sequence MSSTMNGVYQKRYIKVGEIFVGVKPTEIVTVLGSCVAVCLHDPYEGISSLNHYLMPLWNGTELQSPKYGNISIPRLIESMENVGCNIRNLQAKVFGGANLNTTTNEQLMIGKRNVIVAKEILQEYRIPIVAQDLEGARGRRILVQSDTGKVFLKYTKNPNEGV, from the coding sequence GTGAGCAGCACGATGAACGGAGTGTATCAGAAACGCTATATCAAAGTCGGTGAGATATTTGTCGGGGTCAAACCCACGGAAATCGTCACAGTGCTTGGCTCGTGTGTGGCGGTGTGTCTTCATGACCCCTATGAAGGAATATCTTCCCTGAATCACTACCTGATGCCCCTGTGGAATGGAACGGAGCTTCAGAGTCCAAAATATGGCAATATTTCCATTCCTCGCCTGATTGAGTCCATGGAAAATGTCGGCTGCAATATCCGCAACCTGCAGGCCAAGGTTTTTGGTGGTGCCAATCTCAATACGACTACTAATGAACAGCTCATGATAGGCAAACGCAATGTGATTGTTGCCAAGGAGATTCTCCAGGAGTATCGCATTCCCATCGTCGCCCAGGATCTCGAAGGTGCACGGGGCCGTCGCATTCTGGTCCAGAGTGATACGGGGAAGGTCTTTCTCAAATATACCAAGAATCCCAATGAAGGAGTCTAG
- a CDS encoding protein-glutamate methylesterase/protein-glutamine glutaminase yields MPIRVLIVDDSATARAVLREILEADRDIEVVGVAPDAYVARDKIIQLRPDVICLDVEMPRMDGISFLRKLMKFMPTPVVMVSSLTQEGARTTLDALEAGAVDYVPKPHSNIYDGADEIRAELIEKVKSAARANVKAQHEKALTRPVPKLSSMALSETTQKVIAMGASTGGTEALKQVLSALPIDCPGIVIVQHMPKDFTKLFAERLNTVCGIEVREAKNGDQVGRGLALLCPGDFHMVLRRSGAFYYVEIGSGHKVSGHRPSVDVLFNSVAKTAGRNAVGVIMTGMGGDGAKGILHMREEGARTIAQDEKSCVVFGMPKVAIDKGGIDVVTPLSDIPSEVLKAVEHISK; encoded by the coding sequence ATGCCCATCCGCGTCCTGATTGTTGACGACAGTGCTACAGCACGCGCGGTCCTGCGGGAAATACTGGAAGCTGATCGCGATATTGAGGTGGTGGGTGTTGCTCCAGATGCCTATGTTGCCAGGGATAAGATAATTCAGCTGCGACCTGACGTCATTTGTCTTGATGTTGAGATGCCACGCATGGATGGGATTTCGTTCCTGCGTAAACTCATGAAGTTCATGCCGACACCAGTGGTAATGGTGTCATCGCTGACCCAGGAGGGCGCACGTACGACATTGGATGCCCTGGAGGCGGGTGCCGTTGACTATGTACCAAAGCCCCACTCCAATATTTATGATGGTGCTGACGAGATCCGCGCTGAACTGATCGAAAAGGTGAAGTCAGCAGCCAGAGCCAATGTGAAGGCTCAGCACGAAAAAGCCTTAACCCGACCTGTTCCGAAGCTCTCTTCCATGGCCCTTTCGGAGACGACCCAGAAAGTCATTGCCATGGGCGCTTCCACGGGAGGAACCGAAGCGCTGAAGCAGGTTCTGTCTGCACTGCCCATAGATTGCCCAGGGATTGTGATTGTGCAGCACATGCCCAAGGACTTTACGAAGCTCTTTGCCGAGCGTTTGAATACAGTATGCGGCATTGAGGTGCGGGAAGCCAAAAATGGCGATCAGGTGGGTCGCGGGCTTGCCCTGTTGTGTCCAGGCGACTTCCATATGGTGCTGCGTCGCAGTGGGGCCTTTTATTACGTGGAAATCGGCTCCGGTCACAAGGTATCCGGACATCGCCCCAGTGTGGATGTGCTGTTTAACTCGGTGGCCAAGACGGCTGGTCGCAACGCGGTGGGTGTCATCATGACCGGCATGGGTGGCGATGGTGCCAAGGGTATTCTGCATATGCGCGAAGAGGGTGCGCGTACCATTGCCCAGGATGAGAAGAGTTGTGTGGTCTTCGGCATGCCCAAGGTTGCCATCGACAAAGGGGGTATCGATGTGGTCACGCCCCTGTCCGATATTCCATCCGAAGTGCTGAAGGCTGTGGAGCATATTTCGAAATAA
- the clpB gene encoding ATP-dependent chaperone ClpB: protein MDLNKFTHKAAEAIQDAHNRALTASHQQILPLHLLAALTQQSGGTIPALISKLGVNINALYTDIEQQLNRLPQVSGSGAQVYLSQELAKLLAFAEKIQKEYSDSFISVEHLFLSLIQHGGSAVDEILRRFQLEQKKVTEAISALRGKQHVDTQDPEGTFNALEKYGRDLVRAARDGKLDPVIGRDEEIRRAVRILSRRTKNNPVLIGEPGVGKTAIVEGLAHRIVNSDVPEGLKEKMIFSLDMGALIAGAKYRGEFEERLKAVLKEVSESSGRIILFIDELHTIVGAGKSEGAMDAGNLLKPMLARGELRCIGATTLDEYRKHIEKDPALERRFQPIQVQEPTVEDTISILRGLKEKFEIHHGVTIHDHAIVAAATLSDRYITDRFLPDKAIDLVDEAAAMVRTEIDSSPAEMDTLYRRIMQLEIEQEALKREKDRASQERLEKLSQELADVRESYNAMKTRWEMEKQAIGGLQHIKEEIERTRHEIERYQREYNLEKVAELKYGRLTELEKKLQEAEEYQKTRDRGDSLLKEEVTESEIAAIVARWTGIPVTKLVEGEKEKVLRLGETLHQRVIGQDEAVDSVVDAVIRARGGIQDPDRPLGSFIFLGPTGVGKTELARSLAEALFDSEENMIRIDMSEYMEKHAVSRLIGAPPGYVGYDEGGQLTEAVRRKPYSVLLFDEIEKAHADVFNLLLQLLDDGRLTDSHGRTVNFRNTVIIMTSNIGSHLLLDAAISGSGITGDVRQQVTRELRHHFRPEFLNRVDETIIFEPLSVDQVKQIVKLQVIRLNRRLAEQFIHVELTESALEFFARKSYEPQYGARPVKRYLQRNLETPLARKIIAGEIREEQEVHVDVEGDQLIFR, encoded by the coding sequence ATGGACCTGAACAAGTTTACCCATAAAGCTGCTGAAGCCATTCAGGACGCTCACAACCGCGCACTCACCGCTTCTCACCAACAGATTCTCCCCCTGCACCTGCTGGCGGCGCTGACACAGCAAAGCGGTGGTACCATACCCGCACTGATCAGCAAACTGGGCGTCAACATCAACGCGCTGTACACTGACATTGAACAGCAACTGAACAGGCTCCCTCAGGTCTCCGGTTCGGGAGCCCAGGTTTACCTCTCCCAGGAGCTGGCAAAACTCCTCGCCTTTGCGGAAAAAATCCAGAAGGAATACAGCGACAGCTTTATCAGTGTTGAACATCTTTTTCTCAGCCTGATACAGCATGGCGGCAGCGCAGTTGATGAAATTCTGCGCCGTTTTCAGCTGGAGCAGAAGAAGGTAACCGAGGCTATCAGCGCATTACGCGGCAAACAGCATGTGGATACTCAGGACCCTGAAGGAACTTTCAACGCCCTGGAAAAATACGGACGAGACCTGGTGCGTGCTGCCCGCGACGGCAAGCTGGACCCGGTAATCGGGCGAGATGAGGAAATCCGCCGCGCCGTGCGCATTCTTTCGCGACGCACCAAAAACAACCCGGTGCTTATCGGCGAGCCAGGCGTGGGCAAAACCGCCATTGTCGAAGGGCTCGCTCACCGTATCGTCAACAGTGATGTCCCCGAAGGGCTCAAAGAGAAGATGATTTTCTCCCTTGACATGGGAGCCCTGATCGCCGGGGCCAAATACCGTGGCGAGTTTGAAGAGCGCCTGAAAGCAGTACTGAAGGAGGTCAGTGAGAGCAGCGGGCGCATTATTCTCTTCATAGACGAGCTGCATACCATCGTCGGTGCCGGCAAGAGCGAAGGCGCCATGGATGCCGGCAATCTCCTGAAGCCAATGCTGGCCAGAGGAGAGCTGCGCTGCATTGGCGCCACTACCCTTGACGAATACCGCAAGCATATAGAAAAGGACCCCGCCCTGGAGCGCCGCTTTCAGCCTATTCAGGTGCAGGAACCCACGGTGGAGGACACCATCTCCATCCTGCGTGGGCTCAAGGAGAAATTTGAAATTCACCATGGGGTGACCATACACGACCACGCCATCGTCGCGGCAGCAACACTCTCTGACCGCTATATTACCGACCGATTCCTGCCTGACAAAGCCATCGATCTGGTGGACGAAGCCGCAGCCATGGTGCGCACCGAGATTGATTCTTCGCCGGCAGAAATGGATACCCTCTACCGCCGGATCATGCAGCTGGAAATTGAACAGGAAGCGCTGAAGCGGGAGAAAGACCGGGCCTCACAGGAGCGCCTGGAAAAGCTCAGTCAAGAGTTGGCGGATGTGCGGGAATCCTACAATGCCATGAAAACCCGCTGGGAAATGGAAAAGCAGGCCATCGGTGGACTGCAGCATATCAAGGAGGAAATCGAGCGCACACGACACGAAATTGAACGCTACCAGCGGGAGTATAACCTGGAAAAGGTTGCCGAACTGAAGTATGGCAGACTCACGGAACTGGAAAAGAAGCTCCAGGAGGCTGAAGAGTACCAGAAAACCCGTGACCGTGGAGACTCGCTGTTGAAAGAGGAAGTGACGGAAAGCGAAATAGCGGCCATTGTGGCCCGCTGGACCGGTATTCCCGTCACCAAGCTGGTTGAAGGCGAGAAGGAGAAGGTTCTTCGCCTGGGAGAAACCCTGCACCAACGGGTCATCGGGCAGGATGAAGCGGTTGACTCCGTCGTGGACGCGGTGATTCGCGCCAGAGGTGGCATCCAGGACCCAGATCGCCCCCTTGGCTCCTTTATCTTCCTCGGCCCTACAGGAGTCGGCAAGACGGAACTGGCCCGCAGCCTGGCTGAGGCCCTTTTTGACAGCGAGGAAAACATGATCCGCATCGACATGTCCGAGTACATGGAAAAACATGCGGTTTCCCGCCTGATCGGGGCCCCTCCGGGATATGTTGGCTATGATGAAGGTGGCCAGCTGACGGAGGCCGTACGGCGCAAGCCTTACAGTGTCCTGCTCTTCGATGAAATCGAAAAGGCTCATGCTGACGTATTTAACCTGCTGCTGCAGCTCCTGGATGACGGCAGGCTCACTGACAGCCATGGACGCACTGTCAATTTCCGCAACACGGTCATTATCATGACCTCCAACATAGGCAGCCATCTGTTACTGGACGCGGCCATAAGCGGCAGCGGCATCACCGGGGATGTCCGCCAGCAGGTAACCCGCGAGTTGCGTCATCACTTCCGTCCGGAGTTTCTCAACCGGGTGGACGAGACCATTATCTTTGAGCCCCTCAGTGTGGATCAGGTGAAACAGATTGTGAAGCTGCAGGTCATTCGACTGAACAGGCGCCTGGCTGAGCAGTTTATCCATGTTGAGCTCACCGAGAGCGCCCTGGAGTTCTTCGCCCGGAAATCCTACGAACCCCAGTACGGAGCGCGTCCAGTCAAACGCTATCTCCAGCGCAACCTGGAAACGCCCCTGGCACGTAAAATCATCGCTGGAGAAATCCGCGAAGAGCAGGAGGTGCATGTGGATGTGGAAGGGGATCAGCTGATCTTCAGGTAA